The following coding sequences lie in one Sesamum indicum cultivar Zhongzhi No. 13 linkage group LG9, S_indicum_v1.0, whole genome shotgun sequence genomic window:
- the LOC105169985 gene encoding uncharacterized protein LOC105169985 yields the protein MRDFASCFSEYAVQVSDTSCSSYSSSNSCISPGLIPSTQNAVSCLYRTILSSQKQILITLTWCKNSLSQGLNITFDEDPSTAFKLNTNSRLFRKLKGSKSIEFRNFNIEIFWDLSGARYESGPEPSDGYYVFITVDSELGPILGDLAQEASLKKLKSGARTAKFSLISRQEHFSGNALYSTRAQFSDNGGAHDILIRCAGDNEGVKYPVLSVCIDKKTVIRVKRLQWNFRGNQTIFLDGLLVDLMWDVHDWFYNPGPGYAVFMFRTRSGMDSRLWLEEKLVQKDQDKLEFSLMIYACKNI from the coding sequence ATGAGAGATTTTGCTTCTTGTTTCAGTGAATATGCAGTACAGGTCTCTGATACCTCGTGTTCCAGTTATTCAAGCAGCAATTCCTGCATTTCTCCAGGCCTGATCCCCTCAACTCAAAACGCTGTTTCCTGCTTGTACAGAACAATCCTCTCCTCCCAGAAGCAGATTCTAATCACGCTCACATGGTGCAAGAACAGTCTCTCTCAGGGCCTCAACATAACCTTCGACGAAGATCCATCCACCGCCTTCAAACTCAACACCAATTCCAGGTTATTCAGAAAGCTCAAAGGCAGCAAATCGATCGAGTTCCGCAACTTCAACATCGAAATCTTCTGGGACCTCTCCGGGGCCCGGTACGAATCCGGGCCTGAGCCCTCCGACGGCTACTACGTCTTCATCACTGTAGATTCAGAACTCGGCCCGATTCTTGGGGACCTGGCCCAGGAAGCCTCCCTGAAGAAGCTGAAATCCGGGGCCCGAACGGCTAAATTCTCGCTGATTTCTCGCCAAGAACACTTCTCCGGCAACGCCCTTTATTCAACCAGGGCTCAGTTCTCCGACAACGGCGGGGCTCACGACATTCTGATTCGCTGCGCTGGAGACAACGAAGGGGTGAAGTATCCGGTGCTGTCGGTTTGCATAGACAAGAAGACGGTGATTCGTGTGAAGCGGCTGCAGTGGAACTTCAGGGGGAATCAGACGATTTTCCTGGACGGTTTGCTCGTTGATCTAATGTGGGACGTCCATGATTGGTTCTACAATCCGGGCCCTGGATACGCGGTGTTCATGTTCAGGACAAGAAGTGGGATGGACAGCAGGTTGTGGCTGGAAGAGAAGCTGGTCCAGAAAGATCAAGATAAACTTGAGTTCTCACTAATGATCTACGCCTGTAAGAACATAtga
- the LOC105170225 gene encoding dehydration-responsive element-binding protein 1D-like yields the protein MHMDFGDDVVQSSTSSSSQQPENVLSPTTPPFKHKKRAGRKIFKETRHPVYKGVRRKSEVREPNKKSRIWLGTFPDPETAAIAHDVAALALRGENAPLNFPDSARLLPRAPSSSHQDIQRAALEAAMSSGGKPLLGTHRQAFDQTRTVSVENGTERASEGNESGRVGFVDEEAMFNMPVLLDSLAEGLLLTPLAMSEGFSWSRDEVDDDVELHLWA from the coding sequence ATGCATATGGATTTTGGCGACGACGTCGTCCAATCTTcaacttcatcttcttcacAACAACCTGAAAATGTGCTATCTCCCACTACTCCTCCATTCAAGCACAAGAAAAGGGCTGGCCGGAAGATATTCAAGGAGACGCGCCACCCCGTCTACAAAGGAGTACGCCGGAAGAGCGAAGTCCGCGAGCCCaacaagaaatcaagaatatgGCTCGGGACATTCCCCGACCCGGAGACGGCAGCCATCGCGCACGACGTGGCGGCACTAGCACTGCGTGGAGAGAACGCGCCTCTCAACTTCCCGGACTCGGCCCGTCTCCTCCCCCGGGCTCCATCGTCCTCCCATCAAGACATTCAACGGGCCGCTCTCGAAGCTGCTATGAGTTCGGGTGGGAAACCATTGCTGGGGACTCATCGGCAGGCTTTTGATCAAACCCGTACTGTTTCTGTTGAAAACGGGACGGAGAGGGCTTCCGAAGGTAATGAATCGGGCCGGGTGGGGTTCGTGGACGAGGAGGCGATGTTTAACATGCCGGTTTTGCTGGATAGCTTGGCGGAGGGATTGCTTCTCACTCCATTAGCTATGTCGGAAGGATTCAGCTGGAGCCGTGATGAAGTTGATGACGATGTTGAGCTCCACCTCTGGGCTTGA